The Larimichthys crocea isolate SSNF chromosome XXI, L_crocea_2.0, whole genome shotgun sequence genomic sequence acacaggTGGAAACTAATCAGGGTGGAACAGACAATCAAAAATGGTGGgaaacacaatagaaacaggaagtgatccAGTAAAAACTCTTTTGCCATTAAACACGAAATGcgaaaacagaaatgtgaaaccATGACGATGCTAGCTAGTGGCTGTAGAGATCAAGATTGGTCTGTTATCAGTTTGATTTGACACACTGAACATGATTTTAGCTTGAGGCTACTGTAGTCCTTTTTTACGCATGGTAAAGACCTGATTTTGATTGTGTTactctgcttcttcctcctcttccagccAGAGAAAGCAGGTCCATGACGTTTGAAGGATTCCTCAGGTACATGGAGTCTAAAGATTGCTGCATATTCAACCAGGCCCACACAGCTGTGTACCAAGACATGGACCAGCCTCTCACCAGTTACTTCATCTCCTCATCACACAACACCTACCTGACTGGACATCAGCTAGTAGGAGAGAGTGACCTGGATGCCTATGTTTGGTAAGGACAGACTTGTGTTCTTCTTCATCATGCAGCACTTCAGAAAACCACCCAAGGTGTCAGGAAAAAGATCCCAATGTGACATACATTTAGTATATACAAATGGTTAATTCTACTTTTAATTACAATAAACTAATCAGCTGAATATATTTTTACTAATTTCTATTTTAtgaaagttaaaataaatgataaaaaacaatttaaacaccATTTGGCTCTGATAGTAATCTAAAATGCCCTTCAATACACCATTACCTTCTCTGTGAAGTCTCTCCACCGGTCCTACATGTGTGTTATCTAGATACTCACTTTGCCACTCATTTCATTGACCCACTCATGTGCTGAGGCAGACAATGAAATTGCTGTGGTCCCTTTATGGAGTAATGGAGGTGATTACGAAAGGGGCTGATGGCAGCAGAAGTGGTGTATTTATGGTCCCCGTGAAAATGCTGAGTGCCCTGGCTGGCTGGTAGAGTGGAACCATCCAAACCAGCGGACTGGAAGCTCTGGTTTACTTAGATAATGAAATAATCACCAAGAGAGGAGAACAAAGTGGCACGAGTAGAAGGTGGCTTTTTAGAAATCCCAGTACTGCACAGGTGGAGAGTGAAGAAATGCAAGATTAACAGTAATACGCTGTGAAAGAAGGAATTTCCGAAGGTGACATTTGAAAAAGTAGTTTGCACAATTTGATTTATCACTGAAACTTTTAGTTGTGTATGATCAAAATGTAGATATAACTGTGCTACAATatcacacacttacacactccTAGTGGCATcatgctaaactaaactaattacAACCTGGCTCTAGATCTGTTATCAACGCACAGAAAACAGAATGAGAACAAAGTCGTGGTGTAacttgtaaacacattttacgtgacatgacatgtttatttccctGCAGGACTTTGCTGTCCACAGTCAGCtgtacaaaataacacaaaaatgttacaaagacgaagaaataaaaaagataacaaagcagtgaaagtgaaagtaggACCTAGATAAAAATGAGCTTAGCTGTTCTCTCATCCATCCTCTGGATGAGAGAACAGCGCAAAATCAATTACAATGTGACTTGCAATATGATACCACTTTACTACAAAGCAACTCCGCAATGCACATCTTAGAGCAAAACAGTCATGACATTTtgtgaacaaagacaaaaatatagcAGAAAGCAGAAAGCTAAAGTGAAACATGCATGGACACCAACTCCTGAAGACAGCAGAAGCGTGTCCATGTGTGccatcatttaaatgtaaaacagcGACTATTTGGTAGAAAAGTTGGATTTACCAAAACGCAGCACCATTCCAGAGTTAAGCTGTCTGGAGGGTCTAATCATGTGGGTCTAAAAGGGTGATATCATTTTGCATCAGGGTTGCAAGAAAATGTATCATAGCCACAGCGATTATTTGCCCCATCCCTGCTGTGAGAGTAATATAATTCAATTCTTGTCCACTACCAACACAAAGCAAAGGCCCGTTCTGTTCTGCAGATGGAAAAGTAACATCACCATTTTGTGGTGTTAAATGAGGAGGAGACCCACTCAGAGGTTGGAAATTACTAGACTGCATTGTTTGCTACACATTATGCATATATTGATATGCAGTAATATGTCATGGAAGTGGCTATGATGGCTTGACTTGTGAGAACTTGACTTGAACTTCTTGTGAAAATAACTCTGCTTCAGCTCTACACTTCTAATTTCTGATTTAGCACATCATAAGTGCTCATCATAGCCTTGCCACATGCtgattgtgtgtgcatgtgcctctgtgtgtatgcatgtgcttgtgtgtgtgtttgcatgtgtgtggcaCAGTGCTCTGAGGAAAGGCTGTCGCTGTCTGGAGATTGACTGCTGGGATGGGCCAGATATGGAGCCTGTAGTCTACCATGGCTACACCCTGACCACCAAGATACTCTTCAAGGATGTTATCACGACTGTGAAGCAACACGCCTTTGAGGTATATAGTATAGTTACatgacatatactgtatatcctgGAGCGGTGCCTGAGGCATCTAACTATTCGCTCCTGCTTCTAAAGACCCCAGGAGTCCCTGCTTAGCTCCATTTGCTCTAATTAATAGCATCTCTAGTACTTGCAGAGCTTGCAAGTTGCCTTTGATTCAGGCTGTTCAGGCCATTCTCTGCGATGTGTTTGGAGAATTTAGAGCTTGCAGTGGGAGCAGTAGATACAGGTTGATGCTAACTGTTGATGATAGGGGTTGAATCGTGATTTTTTGTGTGCTATGTGATTATTTCTTGACAGGTGTCTGCTTACCCAGTGATCCTGTCTTTAGAAAACCACTGCTCcaaggagcagcaggaggtaATGGCCCAGTACCTCATCTCCATCCTTGGGGAGAATCTACTGAGAACTCCCTTGGATCACTTGACCACTGGAGACCTCCCAAGCCCAAATGTAAGACTCATAAAAGTGAGAACCCGGCCATCTGAGTGGTAAATCAGAAAGAGAATCTGTGTTTAATGTCAGAGCTGCTGGCACAGGCAGAGGGATGATAGCATTTGTATGTATAAATCCTCATCGTCTGTCATAGCAAAGCAAAACAAGGAGAAAATGAGACCTTTTCGTCGTCACAGAGGGCCTCATTAGTCTTTTTCTAAGGTTTCCTGTGCCTCTCTTCTCCACTGGGACTAGAGGGGTAGATGGACATCTGCATTTGTAAGCCTATTTAATCCTGCTGAGAttcataaaatctaaaatgtggTCGATCTGGAGAAGCGTCCATCATTTTAAGTGTGCTGAGGCTTTTGAGCCGATTGTTCATTTAGATTTCCCTGTTTGGGGTCTGACTTGAAGCGTCTGCCTCAACCCATGACTGAGTGACTGGCCTGAAAGATGCCGGCACAGTCACTCCAGTCTATTCAATATGACAAGAAGGATGAAGGGTTTTTCTCTGAGGGGGGATGAATATCTGAGTTTCTATACTGCCTCTGACTTCTGCTGCTTTGGAATTTACTGCAGAAAATGACTTGTGTTTTATCCTGAGTGTGCATATAAGATTTTTCTCCCCCATATTGCTTTTTATCTTTATGACTCAGGAAGTGGGGGCTTTCATATAGTAGAAACCTCAGCACTAATGGTTTCATCTCGACTATTAACCCCAAGCAAGTTGAATTGTGGATCACATTCATGCAGCTTCACACTCAAGTTACCGTCCAATTATGAAATATGCTATATTCAGAACTGTTTATTATCTTATACACCACCCTGACCACGTTTTAAATCTGTTTGCCAAATTGTCAAAGCCACAGGAAGGCTGGAAAAGCCAATTTTCTTCCCACTATTTTTCCATTATGCCGTTTTAGTGTAGGATTACAAATAAGCCATAGTTAATTAACAAGTTATTACTCTACTTTACTccatttttactgtaaacacagGCATAATTCTTTTTAATACCCTCATATGATATCCAAAATTACATCAATAGAAGCAAAGCCTCTGCTGTAGCTCTCCAGACTGTATCATTTTGTGTAACAgcgatgaaaaatgaaagagtgCAGTGCCAAAGGAAGCTTATAATTTTCATACTATATGGATTCTTACAGGTTGTTAATGTTGGCGGATCTGTAATTTTATTTGGCACATTTTGcctgtgcatacagtatgcGCTGCAGACAGGGTGACTTACCACAGAGCCTCTTCCAAGTCCAGaccttaatgttttttaattttagcaTGATGCTGCTCATCTGCATAAAGAGCCCTATAGagaacaaaactgatttttggaGTCAGGATGGTGAAATGCAAGCAGCAGATGTGTGATTGAGTGATTCGGTACACCTGCTGCTTCCTTGCCTCTTTATCCCACCAAACTCGGCTGTGTTTATGCATTGATGTGAACGTGGCTACTGAGTGACTCTTTGAAGAATAGCATCTTTTTGACAAATCAGGGAGGGGgcggtttgtgtgttttgaggaTGCAGGAAAAGAGTTGATGCAAATGTATGAAGGTTTTATGAGTGCTGGGGTtaatgtgctgtatgtgtgcatgatTAAGGTAcctttgcatttatttatgtgtgaatttgtactgcatgtgtttCGGTGGGGATGCTAGGACCTGAAGTATAAGATCCTCATCAAGAATAAAAAGCTAAAGCCTCACataaagacagagggagaggagagtgtagatgagggtgaggaggaggaggaagaggaggacgatgaggaggatgaggaacaACAAACCAAAGCAAAGTTTTGGTCTCCCAGAAAGGCAGGGTCAAAGATTAAAGTAAGTCAGTTTGTGTTAAGATCAGTTTGTATGAGGAGATGCAGCACAGATATAGTTTTGAATGTGCACCGTAGCCACTAAGACGATGAGACAAATCTGCTTTAATCTTGTCTTtttgctctgtctttctcattaCCTTAAATCTATttagcagaagaagaaagtggtGGTGGCAGAGGCTTTATCTGACCTGGTCATATACACCAGGTCTGTCAAGTTCGTCAACTTCAGTCACTCCACAGACAATCAGAACTACTTTGAGAACACATCTATGACAGAGAAGAAAGCTCGGAAGCTGGCCAAAGCCTCaggtaaaatgttttaaaaaaaaatgtggaaatgatgtgaagagaaaatgaaagccTGATTTTGGAGTattaaaaaatgtgtataatTGAATGCAAAACATCAATCTGATGAGTCCAGCAAGATTCATAGTTTTATTGCTCTAAAGAGAAAGTCTATGTAGATTCTCTTTGGATGTGAAATGCAATTACGTCCGGTGCCATAAACCTCCGTAAAAAGCGAAAGCGCATTAAACGTGACTTATATGACATAGGGGAGTACTTTTTAGGGAATAAAGCACAACAGCCAAGAAATGTGCCTTATAGTCTCACTGCTGGGAAGGAGGAAAGAGCCCACAGAGGTTCGAATCAGCTGATAATCAGTTAAACTGTCATTGCACTGCTGTGCCGCAGTATATTGGAGAAGCAGAGTGATGTGAAGAAATGAAATCTGCGCCTGCTGAGGACTGACAttttccagacacacacacacgctacatTATGAGCGGGTCGGCTTGAGACCATGAACAGCTCGACTATGCTGTAGCTGTAAAAGCCTTGtagtctctctctcatcatcaAGCTCCGCGGGGAGACAACACAGCTATGATAGACGCAGGCTGAAGCTGTGTGGGAGTCTTTTTTTGTCTATCCAGAATGAGGATAATTATACAGGCGTCAAGACCTGATCAATTTCAATCTTCTCATGTATTCTATAAAAAATCCATTTGACATGAAGCTAAATAATGCTTAAATTGGTGCATCCTCCTTGCAGTAATCCATACAGGGTTTAGGATTAGTGTTTAAGACATTAACTCTCCCTGTGCTGTCTGACGACTCACGCATTTTGATGTAGGGCAGTTCACGGGCCATCACAATCAACCAGATAATCCCACACCGAGTGTACtgtcatcacagagagagagagagagaagggtgtgaaaaaagagagagagatgtttagAGTCGGTTTATTATCTCAAAGTGCTGGTTCGGTTTAGGCAAGAAGCCAAACTGGTTAAGGTTAGGATAACCGTCTGGGAGGTGTTATGTTCTAGGGTGTCCAACATCCAAAAGCCAGGATATAGATGCgatgttagggttagggttagggttatacTTCAACACAAGCAACTCATCAAATaagtcacaaacaaaacagagagctAAGAATCATCTGAAATGGCAAGAACGTGAATCTGTTATGATGACAAACAGGTACTATTAAAAAGTGACCATGTGTCTGTAGATAAACAAGCTTTCCTGGATCCACATAGCCATCATCAGATAGTTAGACTAAAACTTAAAGTATCCTTGGACATCTGTTAAGTCTGAATCAGTGGACTTTTCTTATTAATGACTCATTAGTGCGTCATAGATATCATTTGACCTTTGAGTGTTGTACGTCCCTCTCTCAGGTGCAGATTTTATTCAGCATAACCAGAGGTTCCTCAGCAGGATTTACCCAGCAGGTGTAAGGACGTCTTCGTCCAACTACAACCCCCAGGAGTTTTGGAACGTTGGTTCACAGCTCGGTAAGTTGGAGAGAGCGAGTATATGCCCGTCCAAAATAGGAGCTCAGATCTTTATGCCCACGGTCTGTATGCACACGAAAGGTATGCAGTAAAATGtggggtacacacacacacacacacacacacacacacacaaatcaatatGGTTCATACATTTAGTACATGCAGTCTTCTGAtttcacagaaatgtttatAAAGCAGAGTTGTTAGTGCTTTGTTGTCGACTCTGTTTCTATTTTGGCCAAGATTAATACATTCATTCAGAAAGAGACATGAAAAGAGAATCTCTTTGATTCTCCTCCTTTCAACGGGAATCAAAAAGAACAACCACCACAATCCATTacaagacttttctttttctttctcctttcttttccttacAAATGGAGAGAAATCCAGTTGGCAAACTAAGATTGTCAAACTTCAAAGGGAACAACCTGACCAGGTGTCCCGTTGATTAGCAGCGAAAAGAACATTTCATTCCAGTTCTACAGCCTGACCGcctcatctgtgtttttccctGGAGCAAGTCCTCTCCTGGACCTTATCACAGCTCTTCTAAATCGATTTGCACCCGcccaaatgtgtttttttttttttttttaactttgagCCACATCCTTGTCCAGGTGACAACTTCAATTTTTCCTGTAGTTATCGTTGGTTTTGAACATATCACACAGTGCACCTGTGATCCTGTTCGATCATGAACTATGTTTAAAAAGATATGATGCAACACGGTGACGTGTGATTATCCATGAACTCAGAGCCACATCCCTGATCCGTCTGGCAGTGTCTTGGCGAGTCACTCCACTTGTCATCACACATCCTCTTCATCCGTCTCCATTGCTCAGTCAGCCAGCCACTGATTCTGTCACGGAGACCTGCTGATCGCTGAGCAGACTGTCTACGTGACTTCAGTGGCAGCTGTGCAAACGGTGATAGGCACTTTTCACATTTGCAGGAGACTGCTGTACAAAGCAGCAGCCTGGCTGGATCAATTACTGTTAGATGAGTAGGGACCCTGTGACATTCACAGGgaaagtatataaaaaaaaaaggcagaagaaTCCATTACAAAGGACAAAATTATGTGTGTATCACATATTTATCTTTGTTATTGTAGACTCATAAGTGTTTGCAGTCCTTCCCCACAGAGACCTATCTTAAACCTGCCAGCAGGATTACATCTgcccatttctttctttctttgatggTCCGTTCACAtgtctgtaaagtgtctttgtaATGCACTACAGAAAACCCCCTACAGATGCACTTATTGAACAGCTGGTGATCATGAATGCATCCCTGACGCAACGTTTGCTGTTGTTCCAGAAACATTTCAAGTCATTGTATAATTTAGTTCCCTCCTGCAGGATGAACAAGTGCCTTAAAATAATCTCATGCTGCTTGTTTTAGCTCAACAAACTTTTGGCATTCTCAGTCTTGTTCCTATAAATGTCTTTACCACTGCTCTGTGGCTCCTCGTTTTCTCGTTGGCGTTTTGCAGTGGCTCTCAATTTCCAGTCCCTGGGCTTTCCTATGGACCTTAATGATGGCCGTTTCCAGGACAACGGGGGCTGTGGATACGTCCTGAAGCCGACGTTTCTCTTGTCCAGACAGAGGAGCTCTGATCCCAGCTGCAGCCAGCGCAGCCTCAAACCCACACACCTGCTGCTCAAGGTAAAGCTATGGAGCACAGCACTGAATAATCCACTTGGCTTGGCTTTATGGATTAAGGTGTAGTGTtacaggactgtgtgtgtgctttacgTGCATGTATGAGTGTGTCTTTGCCTTCATAATCTAGGGATTGTGTAGCATCTTACCCTCTGCCTTCAGTTAAATGCCTTCCTGCCGGATGCTGTAAACCAACAATGATGTAAAACTCCCCGAGAGTGTCTCCACTTAATTAGATTATCTCCTTCAGAAAATAAAGGGGAAGGAGAGCGAGGGCTTATCTAATGCAATTAGACCCAGGGTCCAATTAATAAATCATTCTTTTTCCATTATTTTAAGCACACTGGGAACAGTAATAGCAGCGCTTGTAATGTAAAGGGGAATCAAGTCACATCGCCATGAGGACGGCGCTCACACACCAACACTTCTACGTCCAATTAAAGAGATAACGGTTTGCTCTGAGTGGGACTGAAGCATTGTATGAAGAATTGTACTGCAAAGACAATGTGTGGAATTAACTGTGATCACATGGGACTTACTGCTTAAGAGTAAGACGAGGAAACGAGGGAATTACTGTGCTGGAATCAGACTTAAAAACAGCAATGAATCATCCATTAAAGgatcagttcacccaaattacatGCACTCACTTTTAATCTGATAGCAGATCAGTCTGTGCTTAGATTTTTCAACCTGATCTAGTCTAGGTTGCGATTGACCTCGCTGACTAAGCAAAGTAGCAACTCTAAATGGACCAGTTACACCAGTACACCAGTAAAAGAATTCACATCATGCAATCTGTTGTTAGAAAGTCCAATCACATGGGACTGTGGTTGATGAAGACAATTTATCTTTATCAGACAACAGTTCATGAGGATGTTTAAACTCTCACAAGTCCCAGAACAAAAGCACATCAGACATTGTCTTCTAATGAAGTATGCACAGTGTACATCTTCCCAACAGAGcatgaaatataaatgcagTGTGCTTTGTTTTTGAATGCCCTGGGAAAAACTTCccctttatttattcacatcacCGTTCTGTATTATTTGATCACTTGAGGGAATCTTGACTCAGCTCTAAACTCAGTAGGAATCAGAGTCATGAGCAGCATTCAGTGTTGTAACTTAGGTTTTCAATCTTTGAACGGTAAATTATTCATCTGCTCAGGAAAACAATGTTTCTCCTTCAGCTGTCACGAGGCTGTTTAGCATAAAACTGTCAACTATATGCAATGTTGTTATTCAGTAGCAGATCTTTATAAAAAATGATAACTCCAGACTGACATCTATACACAGAATGGACCATTGTGACTGTGACTGAGCATAATGCAGGGTGCTTTGTAGCGTGACTTTAGAAGAGGAAAGGGGCTGTAATTTTGGACCGGACACTGTAAAGGTCCATCAGTGCCAAGCAGGGCATGTCGTGATAAGTGCATGCAGGTTTGTCTTTGATCAGAGCTGGGGAAGAGAAGGCTCGGTGTGAGAGGACTGCAGATAAGCCTGCCTCTCTCCAGACTAGTGTAGTTACAGCGGTCTCTGCTTCCTTTCTCTactctttctgcctctccttttataatttctgtttttccctAATATCAGTTACATTTTGATACACCCCCTCTGTGACTCTATGTTGGTCTGTCTACAGGTGATCAGTGGATCCAACCTGCCTGTACCCAGGGGTGGCAAAGCTCTGGATCTCTTTGTCAGAGTGGAGATTCATGGGGTTTCCTCTGACTCCCGCAGAAAAAGCACACATACTGTCAAAAACAACTGTAAGTACTGCGAGAAAAACTGTACGTGGCCATGACATCTCAAAACACAGCTTGACTGGTTCAGATATACTGCGTCAGACTTAGTTTTATCAATCCCAGATGTATTCGGTCAAACTTGTGTTTGAGGAGACTtagattttaactttaaattttCTAGAAATTAAGAATGACTGAAGAGATGAATACATTCTGAATGTTGAGATTGTGACAGTCCCTtgcattaaaatgctgctaCTGTGGCAACAGCCGAACACTATAGAACAAAGAcctaaaggaccagtgtgtaatatttagtaGCATGTAGTGGTAtagttgctgactgcaacccCCTGGCCCCACCCTTTCCTTCCTAGACATGGTCACGGAAACGTGAGAGGCCCTGCCTACAgccggtgtttagtttgtccattccaTGCTACCATAGAAACAAGGAGGTTTAACATAGTATCTGTAGACATTAAAGGCTCTTTCtaagttaataaaaacattaagatTTTGAATTATCAGGTGATGATACACTAGTGTAAACAGAGTTGTgcatatattacatttctgccatttttaTTAAATAGAGCCCCTTAGTTTGACACACTGGGTCTTTAAATGCATCAAGCTagagctctgtgaggctgcacatTGCAGTGACAATTACAATGACAATcctaacatgttgatgttaagcaggtataatgttaACGTCTTAGTTTAGCGATAAGCAAAAGCTACAGCTGAGGCTGGCGGGGATGTCTTTTGATTGGCTGGTCATAAACAGTAAAgtaattggacaaattaaaatttgaaataacaaatatttgactaaaaaccACAAATGCCACCCTCATGGTAGCTCTAGTCAGGTGaccagtaggattcatcctccaGATACAGATGACATACCTGcatactgtataatattataaacCTTCAGATGAAAATATGGCATGATAACCATTCAAACTGGATTCTAAGGAGTTTTCCGTGACAGCAGcattccttttgtcttttttttttctccctttcaaaTCCATTTCCAGTAAACTAGTGTTGGGCTTCTGGGGGGAAATGTGCTGATGAGTTTCTTCAAAATGTACAAGTGGATTTGCTTTGAAGAGAATTTTGTCATGCACTATTGCACTAGACTAGAAGCATGAAGCTGACACAGGATGCGCACAGGATGAAGtgctacagtttttttttgtttcacgaTACCAcatcacaaacattcacactgacTAGTTCATTATTGTTTAGAATGATGGATATGAAAAGGACTTGTTGGGTATTAAATTTACCGC encodes the following:
- the LOC104940619 gene encoding 1-phosphatidylinositol 4,5-bisphosphate phosphodiesterase zeta-1 isoform X1, with product MRRSKAPSSRRAEIQQLHQCYALGQTTLPACALLRFLRKEQMELKANEETAESLIDRYEIEETARESRSMTFEGFLRYMESKDCCIFNQAHTAVYQDMDQPLTSYFISSSHNTYLTGHQLVGESDLDAYVCALRKGCRCLEIDCWDGPDMEPVVYHGYTLTTKILFKDVITTVKQHAFEVSAYPVILSLENHCSKEQQEVMAQYLISILGENLLRTPLDHLTTGDLPSPNDLKYKILIKNKKLKPHIKTEGEESVDEGEEEEEEEDDEEDEEQQTKAKFWSPRKAGSKIKQKKKVVVAEALSDLVIYTRSVKFVNFSHSTDNQNYFENTSMTEKKARKLAKASGADFIQHNQRFLSRIYPAGVRTSSSNYNPQEFWNVGSQLVALNFQSLGFPMDLNDGRFQDNGGCGYVLKPTFLLSRQRSSDPSCSQRSLKPTHLLLKVISGSNLPVPRGGKALDLFVRVEIHGVSSDSRRKSTHTVKNNSLSPHWDTDMNFNISVPELCLIRFCVRDQLGLLSSDFICQYTLPFTSLKKGYRWVPLRSRDGCSLDPASLFVFVWYS
- the LOC104940619 gene encoding 1-phosphatidylinositol 4,5-bisphosphate phosphodiesterase zeta-1 isoform X2, producing MRRSKAPSSRRAEIQQLHQCYALGQTTLPACALLRFLRKEQMELKANEETAESLIDRYEIEETARESRSMTFEGFLRYMESKDCCIFNQAHTAVYQDMDQPLTSYFISSSHNTYLTGHQLVGESDLDAYVCALRKGCRCLEIDCWDGPDMEPVVYHGYTLTTKILFKDVITTVKQHAFEVSAYPVILSLENHCSKEQQEVMAQYLISILGENLLRTPLDHLTTGDLPSPNDLKYKILIKNKKLKPHIKTEGEESVDEGEEEEEEEDDEEDEEQQTKAKFWSPRKAGSKIKKKKVVVAEALSDLVIYTRSVKFVNFSHSTDNQNYFENTSMTEKKARKLAKASGADFIQHNQRFLSRIYPAGVRTSSSNYNPQEFWNVGSQLVALNFQSLGFPMDLNDGRFQDNGGCGYVLKPTFLLSRQRSSDPSCSQRSLKPTHLLLKVISGSNLPVPRGGKALDLFVRVEIHGVSSDSRRKSTHTVKNNSLSPHWDTDMNFNISVPELCLIRFCVRDQLGLLSSDFICQYTLPFTSLKKGYRWVPLRSRDGCSLDPASLFVFVWYS